CTTTCCGATCCGCTTGCCGCTCCCTTGGGAAAATATTTCGTTACTTCGGAAGGTTATTCCAAATTGGACAAGGGCTTCATCCGGATTCTTCTCAAGGTGATTTCCTCCTTGAAAGCTAAGATTCGGGGCGCGGACGACGAATCGATCTCCGTCGATCTGACCTATTCTTCCTTTACAGTTCTTGCAATCTTGATCGTTATTATCGTCGTTCGTTTGGCGGAGGGGGACATTTGGGCACAACTGTTGTCTTGGGTCTACTGATCCAAATCCTATCGTTTCTATCGCTTCCGTTCCTTTGCGGAGGTATATTACAAAAAGTTAGGGCTTACGCTCAGGGCAGAAAAGGAGCCCCCGTTCTCCAGATCTTTTACGATACCGTTCGGACGATCCGAAAATATCCGATCGACGGTCCTTTCTCCGGTTTCTTCTCGGAAAGTTCCGCGATCCTAGCGTTTTCTTTCGGACTCGTATTATGGTCTCTTGTTTCCTTCGAATGGGCGTCTTTGCTATTCATACCTTTCTTAGTGGGGATGATCCGTTTTGCGACCGTGGCTTACGCGGTGGAAAACGGAACTTCCTTCGGAGGAATGGGAGCAGCAAGAGAAACTCTACTTTTCATCTTCGGAGAACCGGTTCTCATCCTAGTACTTGTGGTTTTCGAATCCAATGTGGTATTCCAGTCGAATTTCGCGAATATATCCTTCGGAATCCTATTCTTCTTAGGGGCGACTCTGATCGTGCTTTCGGAACTCGCCAAACCTCCGTTTGACGATCCGAGAACCCACCTGGAATTGACAATGGTCCACGAGGCAATGTTACTCGAAGCGTCCGGTAGAACGAGAGCCCTATTCGAGTTGGCGCATCAGTTCAAAACCGCATCCTTCTTTCTTCTTATGACTAAACTGGGATTGGAACATTTGGAATTCTTCCTAAATGTGGCTACGGTCCCGATCTGGAAGGAATCTTTCGCCGTGGGGGGAGCCATTATATTCTCCGCATTCATAGGTTATTGGGAAGCGAACAGCACCCGTAGAAAATGGGTTTGGATCCCGGAACTCTTGGGTTTGAACTTCATATTCATGCTGATACTCGGCATTCTATTAAAATTAGGTAAATAAGCATGAGTAACGACCTAACTTATCTCATCATTCTTCTTACTGGCGTAATGATCCTATTGGAAAATCGCCTGAAGAGAGTCGTCATTCTTCTCAGCATCCAAGGATTCCTTCTTCTTCTTCCTTTATACCAAGAAGAAGGGGGAGACGGATTCCATTCCCTATTCTTGGCCGGAATGGTGGTCGTCTTCAAGGGAATACTCACCCCGATCATTCTGTTATGGACCGCAAGAAGAATCAATTCTCCCGAGTCTACGTTCCCACAGGTGGGATATCTTCCTACGTTAGGACTTCTTTTCGCGGGAGCTTCCACTAGTTTCGTTTTCATGGGA
This sequence is a window from Leptospira wolffii serovar Khorat str. Khorat-H2. Protein-coding genes within it:
- a CDS encoding NADH-quinone oxidoreductase subunit H; its protein translation is MGTTVVLGLLIQILSFLSLPFLCGGILQKVRAYAQGRKGAPVLQIFYDTVRTIRKYPIDGPFSGFFSESSAILAFSFGLVLWSLVSFEWASLLFIPFLVGMIRFATVAYAVENGTSFGGMGAARETLLFIFGEPVLILVLVVFESNVVFQSNFANISFGILFFLGATLIVLSELAKPPFDDPRTHLELTMVHEAMLLEASGRTRALFELAHQFKTASFFLLMTKLGLEHLEFFLNVATVPIWKESFAVGGAIIFSAFIGYWEANSTRRKWVWIPELLGLNFIFMLILGILLKLGK
- a CDS encoding membrane protein; amino-acid sequence: MSNDLTYLIILLTGVMILLENRLKRVVILLSIQGFLLLLPLYQEEGGDGFHSLFLAGMVVVFKGILTPIILLWTARRINSPESTFPQVGYLPTLGLLFAGASTSFVFMGMVSAFFGKSHQFGLLYVLLLIYVGVIGFIVRRNWVGVIACFSIFENGTFLLTLLLKSGVPIGAELGSFLDAVLIIGAGAALRINSELGKGETR